In a genomic window of Mycolicibacillus parakoreensis:
- a CDS encoding Mce protein → MADQPDDTSTPAEPADAEADAEATAVTPATGADEPAAPAAPATAPRSSPRDRWLRVAVVAAVFAGAIALAGGLGYQLWRQHEVSRAGQNAQQTAVDYAQVLTSINSADVDADFTTVLNGATGEFKDMYTEASMELRELLLATDSGAQGVVVDSAIQSESADQVVLLLMVDQKVTNAKMPDPRTDSLRMKMTMEHVDGRWLASKVELP, encoded by the coding sequence GTGGCTGACCAGCCCGACGACACATCGACGCCCGCCGAGCCCGCCGACGCCGAGGCCGACGCCGAGGCGACCGCGGTGACCCCCGCGACCGGCGCCGACGAGCCCGCCGCGCCGGCCGCGCCCGCCACGGCGCCGCGGTCCTCGCCGCGGGACCGGTGGCTGCGGGTCGCGGTGGTGGCCGCGGTGTTCGCCGGGGCAATCGCGCTGGCCGGGGGGCTGGGCTACCAGCTGTGGCGCCAGCACGAGGTGAGCCGCGCCGGGCAGAACGCCCAGCAGACCGCCGTCGACTACGCGCAGGTGTTGACCAGCATCAACTCCGCGGACGTCGACGCGGATTTCACCACGGTGCTCAACGGCGCCACCGGGGAGTTCAAGGACATGTATACCGAGGCCTCGATGGAGCTGCGCGAGCTGCTGCTGGCCACCGACTCCGGTGCGCAGGGGGTGGTGGTCGACTCGGCGATCCAGTCGGAGTCCGCCGACCAGGTGGTGCTGCTGTTGATGGTCGATCAGAAGGTCACCAACGCCAAGATGCCCGACCCGCGGACCGACAGCCTGCGGATGAAGATGACGATGGAGCACGTCGACGGCCGGTGGCTGGCCAGCAAGGTCGAGCTGCCGTGA
- a CDS encoding RDD family protein produces MSAAPTTAVERTAATAAVHGAGAEAPAAAPQQAVASWSARAIAFAVDVGVALGVAGCAVLGLLTAPWHGPWWWVWLAVLGVTVLAASVHRVLVAAVTGWTLGRRLMGLRVTRRDGGPAGPGRLLLRELAHLLDTLPLPVGWFWPLVDRDGRTLADLLTATRVHPVVPRPPAPRRPVLMLLAVASALCVGAAATDYLLVYRHESAVERARAEISRQGPQLMVDLLTYSPDTLEEDFARAAQLTTEAYRDELDAAQQQARENPARHTYVVPNSAVLAVSPREATMLIYLRGEIGAPPQVWNATATAQVRFVRDGGRWLIDGATIFPNTRPEPAQPEQPGQPEQPEQPGQSEEAGP; encoded by the coding sequence GTGAGCGCCGCGCCGACCACGGCCGTGGAGCGCACCGCCGCGACCGCCGCGGTGCACGGCGCCGGTGCGGAGGCACCGGCGGCCGCGCCACAGCAGGCGGTGGCCTCCTGGTCGGCGCGGGCCATCGCGTTCGCCGTCGACGTGGGGGTCGCGCTGGGGGTCGCCGGCTGCGCCGTGCTGGGGTTGCTCACCGCCCCGTGGCACGGGCCGTGGTGGTGGGTCTGGCTGGCGGTGCTCGGGGTGACGGTGCTGGCGGCCTCGGTGCACCGGGTGCTGGTGGCCGCGGTCACCGGCTGGACCCTGGGGCGCCGCCTGATGGGGCTGCGGGTGACCCGCCGCGACGGCGGCCCGGCCGGGCCGGGCCGGCTTCTGCTGCGCGAACTCGCCCACCTGCTCGACACGCTGCCGCTGCCGGTGGGCTGGTTCTGGCCGCTGGTCGACCGGGACGGGCGCACCCTCGCCGACCTGCTCACCGCCACCCGGGTGCACCCGGTGGTCCCGCGTCCGCCCGCCCCGCGGCGCCCGGTGCTGATGCTGCTGGCGGTGGCCTCGGCGCTGTGCGTGGGGGCCGCGGCCACCGACTATCTGTTGGTGTACCGCCACGAGAGCGCCGTGGAGCGGGCCCGCGCCGAGATCAGCCGGCAGGGCCCGCAGCTCATGGTCGATCTGCTCACCTACAGCCCGGACACCCTCGAGGAGGATTTCGCCCGGGCCGCGCAGTTGACCACCGAGGCCTATCGCGACGAGCTCGACGCCGCACAGCAGCAGGCCCGCGAGAACCCGGCGCGCCACACCTACGTCGTGCCCAACAGCGCGGTGCTGGCGGTCTCGCCGCGGGAGGCCACCATGCTGATCTATCTGCGCGGCGAGATCGGCGCACCGCCGCAGGTGTGGAACGCCACCGCGACCGCGCAGGTGCGGTTCGTGCGCGACGGGGGCCGCTGGCTCATCGACGGCGCCACGATCTTCCCGAACACCCGACCCGAGCCCGCGCAGCCCGAGCAGCCCGGGCAGCCCGAGCAGCCCGAGCAGCCCGGGCAGTCCGAGGAGGCGGGGCCGTGA
- a CDS encoding mammalian cell entry protein, producing the protein MEDQQPERGAVTDDEAPAVDDVGATEETPAAGEPGETPAADGADEAPETGEAGDTEEIAGAGPPPGRRRPTAGAAAVALAVAAFVGAGAWAGAAVQPYLADRAALATRVQVARAATGAITTLWTYTPQDIGALPDRVADYLTGDLAAQYRKDIEAIAARYKQAEISLDSEVVGVAVDAVDGADARALVYTNTTWSSPQTKDIPGLQYRSYQVTLRRDDGRWRVARLDPITNFSLTPQF; encoded by the coding sequence GTGGAAGATCAGCAACCTGAGCGCGGTGCTGTGACCGACGACGAGGCCCCCGCGGTCGATGACGTCGGCGCGACCGAGGAGACTCCCGCGGCCGGCGAGCCCGGCGAGACTCCCGCGGCCGACGGGGCCGACGAGGCCCCCGAGACCGGCGAGGCCGGCGATACCGAGGAGATCGCAGGGGCGGGGCCCCCGCCCGGGCGCCGCCGCCCGACGGCGGGGGCCGCGGCGGTGGCGCTGGCGGTCGCGGCGTTCGTCGGGGCCGGCGCCTGGGCCGGGGCGGCGGTGCAGCCGTATCTGGCCGACCGGGCGGCGCTGGCCACCCGGGTGCAGGTGGCGCGGGCGGCGACCGGTGCGATCACCACGCTGTGGACCTACACCCCGCAGGACATCGGCGCCCTGCCCGACCGGGTGGCCGACTATCTCACCGGGGATCTGGCCGCCCAGTACCGCAAGGACATCGAGGCGATCGCGGCGCGCTACAAGCAGGCCGAGATCAGCCTGGACAGCGAGGTGGTCGGCGTGGCAGTCGACGCCGTCGACGGTGCCGACGCCCGCGCGCTGGTGTACACCAACACCACCTGGTCGAGCCCGCAGACCAAGGACATCCCCGGTCTGCAGTACCGCTCCTATCAGGTGACGCTGCGCCGCGACGACGGCCGCTGGCGGGTGGCGCGACTGGACCCGATCACCAACTTCAGCCTCACCCCGCAGTTCTGA
- a CDS encoding mammalian cell entry protein, with the protein MSPRRRVTGVSAVLAVEASDAAPPARDRGLIAAAVAAALVMAAALGAGVAILIPHEKHRRTTVREVAVLDVARSFTVEFMSPDPTGEFGANRYVDRMTAQVTGDFAQWWAEEQNAILIQVAKGPQIEATVLAAGLERWNDDGSADVLVVVRRAIKDEHGQTVAEPTERVLETLRQEGDRWKISNLSAVL; encoded by the coding sequence GTGAGCCCGCGGCGGCGGGTCACCGGGGTGAGCGCGGTGCTGGCGGTCGAGGCGAGCGACGCGGCGCCGCCGGCCCGCGATCGCGGGCTGATCGCCGCCGCCGTGGCCGCCGCGCTGGTGATGGCCGCCGCGCTGGGCGCCGGGGTGGCGATCCTCATCCCGCACGAGAAACACCGCCGCACCACGGTGCGGGAGGTCGCGGTGTTGGATGTCGCGCGCTCGTTCACCGTGGAGTTCATGTCGCCGGACCCGACCGGGGAATTCGGGGCCAACCGCTACGTGGACCGGATGACCGCGCAGGTCACCGGCGATTTCGCGCAGTGGTGGGCCGAGGAGCAGAACGCCATTTTGATCCAGGTCGCCAAGGGCCCCCAGATCGAGGCGACGGTGCTGGCCGCCGGGCTGGAACGCTGGAACGACGACGGCAGCGCCGACGTGTTGGTGGTGGTCCGGCGCGCCATCAAAGACGAGCACGGCCAGACCGTGGCCGAACCGACCGAACGTGTGCTGGAAACACTGCGACAGGAGGGGGACCGGTGGAAGATCAGCAACCTGAGCGCGGTGCTGTGA
- a CDS encoding MCE family protein, which translates to MNRGRARVVALITGIAVVAAVALFAVGSYIYNKLDTITVTAYFDSAAGLYEDNIVAVVGMPVGKVTKIVPHGDTVEVQFTVDKKVKVPADVNAVTITTSILTDRQIELTPPYRGGPTLKNHDNIPQFRTHTPVAFDRVLDMLDKISESLSGDGEGGGPVADLINAAADTVDGNGEDIKSALGELSRTLKLSSEGGVQTRDQLTTIITDLSSLMEATSRNDGKLREFGSTIHQLSAMLNDEALGTGTTGRKINQIVEQATALIDANRDNIRDTVLNADTAVGSLVDHQREVAELLDVLPLTLENLYNTVDRDNGAVRVHALVDKVLTDAQSTKEICNLMHLRQLGCSTGTLQDYGPDFGLTYILDGLSMMGQ; encoded by the coding sequence ATGAACCGCGGCAGGGCACGGGTCGTCGCGCTGATCACCGGCATCGCGGTGGTGGCGGCGGTGGCGCTGTTCGCGGTGGGCTCCTACATCTACAACAAGCTCGACACGATCACCGTGACCGCCTACTTCGACAGCGCGGCCGGGCTCTACGAGGACAACATCGTCGCGGTGGTGGGCATGCCGGTCGGCAAGGTGACCAAGATCGTGCCGCACGGCGACACCGTCGAGGTCCAGTTCACCGTCGACAAGAAGGTGAAGGTCCCCGCCGACGTCAACGCCGTGACGATCACCACCTCGATCCTCACCGACCGCCAGATCGAGCTGACCCCGCCGTACCGGGGCGGGCCGACGCTGAAGAACCACGACAACATCCCGCAGTTCCGCACCCACACCCCGGTCGCGTTCGACCGGGTGCTCGACATGCTCGACAAGATCTCCGAGTCGCTCTCCGGCGACGGTGAGGGCGGCGGCCCGGTCGCTGACCTGATCAACGCGGCCGCCGACACCGTCGACGGCAACGGCGAGGACATCAAATCCGCGCTCGGAGAGCTGTCGCGCACCCTCAAGCTGTCCTCCGAGGGCGGGGTGCAGACGCGTGATCAGCTGACCACGATCATCACCGACCTTAGTTCGCTGATGGAGGCGACGTCGCGCAACGACGGCAAGCTGCGCGAGTTCGGCTCGACGATCCATCAACTCTCGGCGATGCTCAACGACGAGGCGCTGGGCACCGGGACCACCGGGCGCAAGATCAACCAGATCGTCGAGCAGGCCACCGCGCTCATCGACGCGAATCGCGACAACATCCGCGACACCGTGCTCAACGCCGATACCGCGGTCGGCTCGCTGGTCGACCATCAGCGCGAGGTCGCCGAGCTGCTCGACGTGCTGCCGCTGACGTTGGAGAATCTGTACAACACCGTCGACCGGGACAACGGCGCGGTTCGGGTCCACGCGCTGGTCGACAAAGTCCTGACCGACGCCCAGTCGACCAAGGAGATCTGCAACCTGATGCACCTGCGGCAGCTGGGCTGCAGCACCGGCACCCTGCAGGACTACGGACCCGACTTCGGTCTGACCTACATTCTCGACGGACTCTCGATGATGGGGCAATGA
- a CDS encoding MlaD family protein, which produces MRFRGPMIGLTLFMIVSMALTWLVYATLKREVAGPTDGYAAMFSDVYGLREGDDVRMAGVRVGRVEKIELVGKEAKVSFIVQKEQQLYGNTVAAVTYQNIIGQRYVGLSLGKTGDPGELPPGSVIPIEQTDPSFDVGYLLNGFEPLMSLLDPKKADDLTKGVIQSLQGDRASITEFVDQTSVITESVAGRDEALGNLITSLSKVTENIADQNDNLDHTLTQAQTIIGAFDSRRPELQASVGSIARVTSRLSAIMDDVYPSLQEILDRQPGFSKHMVGIEPQLAFTGANLPLLLKGLARIFSEGAYINGYACDLNATGFFPGLNDMTQYIVNAATPGNATPLTRENLGWHTPRCRNMANG; this is translated from the coding sequence ATGAGGTTTCGCGGGCCGATGATCGGGCTGACCTTGTTCATGATCGTCTCGATGGCGCTGACCTGGCTGGTCTACGCGACGCTCAAACGCGAGGTCGCCGGGCCCACCGACGGCTACGCGGCGATGTTCAGCGACGTCTACGGGCTGCGCGAAGGCGACGACGTCCGGATGGCCGGGGTGCGCGTCGGCCGGGTGGAGAAGATCGAGCTGGTCGGCAAGGAGGCCAAGGTCTCGTTCATCGTCCAGAAGGAACAGCAGCTCTACGGCAACACCGTCGCCGCGGTCACCTACCAGAACATCATCGGCCAGCGCTATGTCGGGCTGTCGCTGGGCAAGACCGGCGACCCCGGTGAGCTGCCCCCGGGCAGCGTCATCCCGATCGAGCAGACCGACCCGTCGTTCGACGTGGGTTATCTGCTCAACGGGTTCGAACCGCTGATGTCGCTGCTGGACCCGAAGAAGGCCGACGACCTGACCAAGGGGGTGATCCAGTCGCTGCAGGGCGACCGCGCCTCGATCACCGAGTTCGTCGACCAGACCTCGGTGATCACCGAGTCGGTCGCCGGCCGCGACGAGGCGCTGGGCAACCTGATCACCAGCCTGAGCAAGGTCACCGAGAACATCGCCGACCAGAACGACAACCTCGACCACACCCTGACCCAGGCGCAGACCATCATCGGCGCCTTCGACTCCCGCCGCCCGGAACTGCAGGCCTCGGTCGGATCGATCGCGCGGGTGACCAGCCGGCTGTCGGCGATCATGGACGACGTCTACCCGTCGCTGCAGGAGATCCTCGACCGCCAGCCGGGCTTCTCCAAGCACATGGTCGGCATCGAGCCGCAGCTGGCGTTCACCGGCGCGAACCTGCCGCTGCTGCTCAAGGGGCTGGCCCGGATCTTCTCCGAGGGTGCCTACATCAACGGCTACGCCTGCGACCTCAACGCGACCGGGTTCTTCCCCGGGCTCAACGACATGACCCAGTACATCGTCAACGCGGCCACCCCGGGCAACGCCACTCCGCTGACCCGGGAGAACCTGGGCTGGCACACCCCCCGATGCAGGAACATGGCCAATGGCTGA
- a CDS encoding MCE family protein, producing the protein MLGVIALAVVVVLVAALLFVKLLGFGYTHYTAEFAQAASLRPGNPITIAGIEVGTVSSMKLAGDHVEAGLTVRDDVALGRDTKAVIKVMTILGSRYLELVPAGDGTVPHQTLDLDHTEVPYDLQSLLEDATTTFEKVDSDQFADSLGVLAHQLDGLPAVLPQAMENLHTLSKITGDRRDQLGVLLKSTQRVANTLRSQQFAMGNLLDQGQDLIGEFVVRQATFHSMMNALTNLVATLDDLVVNNRPMLDETIQNLRELSGMLADHDDLFRNILQVAPAPIRGLANATGSGPAVDFFVPNGLLVDSWMCAISGRAKQFQMIEYYKDCK; encoded by the coding sequence ATGCTCGGCGTGATCGCCCTGGCGGTGGTGGTGGTGCTGGTGGCCGCGCTGCTCTTCGTCAAGCTGCTCGGGTTCGGCTACACCCACTACACCGCCGAGTTCGCCCAGGCCGCCTCGCTGCGCCCGGGCAACCCGATCACGATCGCCGGGATCGAGGTGGGCACCGTCTCGAGCATGAAGCTGGCCGGCGACCACGTCGAGGCCGGGCTGACGGTGCGCGACGACGTGGCGCTGGGCCGCGACACCAAGGCGGTCATCAAGGTGATGACGATCCTGGGGTCGCGCTATCTGGAGCTGGTGCCCGCCGGCGACGGCACGGTGCCGCACCAGACCCTCGACCTCGACCACACCGAGGTGCCCTACGACCTGCAGTCGCTGCTCGAGGACGCCACCACCACCTTCGAGAAGGTCGACTCCGACCAGTTCGCCGACTCCCTGGGGGTGCTGGCCCACCAGCTCGACGGGCTGCCCGCGGTGCTGCCCCAGGCGATGGAGAACCTGCACACGCTGTCGAAGATCACCGGGGACCGCCGTGACCAGCTCGGCGTGCTGCTCAAGAGCACCCAGCGGGTCGCCAACACGCTGCGCTCCCAACAGTTCGCGATGGGCAACCTGCTCGACCAGGGCCAGGACCTCATCGGCGAGTTCGTGGTGCGCCAGGCCACCTTCCATTCGATGATGAACGCGCTGACCAACCTGGTGGCCACCCTCGACGACCTGGTGGTCAACAACCGGCCGATGCTCGACGAGACGATCCAGAACCTGCGGGAGCTCTCCGGGATGCTCGCCGACCACGACGATCTGTTCCGCAACATCCTGCAGGTCGCGCCGGCCCCGATCCGGGGGCTGGCCAACGCCACCGGTAGCGGCCCGGCGGTGGACTTCTTCGTGCCCAACGGCCTGCTGGTCGACTCGTGGATGTGCGCCATCAGCGGCCGCGCCAAGCAATTCCAGATGATCGAGTACTACAAGGACTGCAAATGA
- a CDS encoding mannan-binding protein: MWMTRFVVSAALTVGALVGAPAAAASAPSFCEDLGGAFDGHFCNSEVRSERQATRYIHMAVPGELIDHPTAGPPIRDYLTTLFTNWRSKGASMVQDSWGNENYEIFRHGDALSAVFHEDYHADGPWINNAYKTFTFDMAQGRQLQLTDIVNDGVDPYAEIPVLGNQYIVEALDRAFWEHSPGSYPFTPDRFTPDKAFSGGYRSWALTPTELILYMPDYPVAHDSPIQYDQLQQWSMDGGNVQAHIPLSALAPILRPEYGGG; encoded by the coding sequence ATGTGGATGACCCGTTTCGTGGTGAGCGCGGCGCTGACGGTGGGCGCCCTGGTGGGCGCCCCGGCGGCGGCCGCTTCGGCGCCGTCGTTCTGCGAGGATCTCGGCGGCGCCTTCGACGGGCACTTCTGCAACAGCGAGGTGCGCTCGGAGCGGCAGGCCACCCGCTACATCCACATGGCGGTCCCCGGTGAGCTCATCGACCACCCGACCGCCGGCCCGCCGATCCGCGACTACCTGACCACGCTGTTCACCAACTGGCGCTCCAAGGGCGCGTCGATGGTGCAGGACAGCTGGGGCAACGAGAACTACGAGATCTTCCGGCACGGCGACGCGCTGAGCGCGGTCTTCCACGAGGACTACCACGCCGACGGCCCGTGGATCAACAACGCCTACAAGACGTTCACCTTCGACATGGCCCAGGGCCGACAGTTGCAGCTCACCGACATCGTCAACGACGGGGTGGATCCGTACGCCGAGATCCCGGTGCTGGGCAACCAGTACATCGTCGAGGCGCTGGACCGGGCGTTTTGGGAGCACTCCCCGGGCAGCTACCCGTTCACCCCGGACCGGTTCACCCCGGACAAGGCGTTCTCCGGCGGGTACCGGTCGTGGGCGCTGACCCCCACCGAGCTGATCTTGTACATGCCCGACTACCCGGTCGCCCACGACTCACCGATCCAGTACGACCAGTTGCAGCAGTGGTCGATGGACGGCGGCAACGTGCAGGCCCACATCCCGCTGTCGGCGCTGGCGCCGATCCTGCGCCCGGAGTACGGCGGCGGCTGA
- a CDS encoding MlaD family protein produces MSAQPSSRRAGRRLRRALGAAALAAGTLLSSGCGVSLGSLPLPAPGMAGGGYELTAVFDNALNLPARAKVKLGGADVGELESMVARNYTAVTTLRIMDGVEVPVGSTAELRSATPLGDVFVAINQPTPPDPDAPLLRDGDTIENTAAAATVESVLASAALMVNGGTIRNFTNIVNGAGEATGDQGQALGSLINKSNELLAKLNARSTDIDAALTSTAELADRLDEKNQSLSEVLDAAGPATDVLADNTEQLTNVVLEVGAVTDQLNKFPSINGTDESGRSIIKDANTVAAAWNDVALDPDTRLAALNRLIPPLVKSTAGTAISVRISIDRLIFGSMPDAGFKGDVAAHGPKRYDWAKMVGAIKYVLWRLQERVVGKGPQAAMGQEQLVPVGPPAPPQPAEQSPTPPGPPPGPPAGEEPR; encoded by the coding sequence GTGAGCGCGCAACCTTCCTCCCGCCGTGCCGGCCGCCGGCTGCGCCGCGCGCTCGGTGCGGCGGCCCTCGCGGCCGGCACGCTGCTGAGCTCCGGGTGCGGGGTCAGCCTGGGCAGCCTGCCGCTGCCCGCCCCCGGCATGGCCGGCGGCGGCTACGAGCTGACCGCCGTGTTCGACAACGCGCTGAACCTGCCGGCGCGGGCGAAGGTGAAGCTCGGCGGCGCCGACGTCGGCGAGCTGGAGTCGATGGTGGCCCGCAACTACACCGCGGTGACCACGCTGCGCATCATGGACGGCGTCGAGGTCCCGGTGGGCAGCACCGCCGAGCTGCGCTCGGCCACCCCGCTGGGCGACGTGTTCGTCGCGATCAACCAGCCCACCCCGCCCGACCCGGACGCCCCGCTGCTGCGCGACGGCGACACCATCGAGAACACCGCCGCGGCGGCCACGGTGGAATCGGTGCTGGCCTCGGCGGCGCTGATGGTCAACGGCGGCACCATCCGCAACTTCACCAATATCGTCAACGGCGCGGGTGAGGCCACCGGCGACCAGGGTCAGGCGCTGGGCAGCCTGATCAACAAGTCCAACGAGCTGCTGGCGAAGCTCAACGCCCGCTCCACCGACATCGATGCCGCGTTGACCTCGACCGCCGAGCTCGCCGACCGTCTCGACGAGAAGAACCAGTCGCTCTCCGAGGTCCTGGACGCTGCCGGACCGGCCACCGACGTGCTCGCCGACAACACCGAGCAGCTGACCAACGTGGTGCTCGAGGTCGGTGCGGTCACCGACCAGTTGAACAAGTTCCCGTCGATCAACGGCACCGACGAGTCCGGCCGCAGCATCATCAAGGACGCCAACACCGTGGCCGCCGCCTGGAACGATGTCGCCCTGGACCCCGACACCCGCCTGGCCGCGCTCAACCGGCTGATTCCCCCGCTGGTGAAATCCACGGCGGGCACGGCGATCTCGGTGCGGATCAGCATCGACCGGCTGATCTTCGGTTCGATGCCCGACGCCGGGTTCAAAGGCGACGTGGCCGCGCACGGCCCGAAGCGCTACGACTGGGCGAAGATGGTCGGGGCGATCAAATACGTGCTGTGGCGGCTGCAGGAACGGGTCGTCGGCAAGGGGCCGCAGGCCGCGATGGGCCAGGAGCAGCTGGTGCCGGTCGGCCCGCCGGCACCGCCGCAGCCGGCCGAGCAGTCCCCCACCCCGCCGGGCCCGCCGCCCGGGCCGCCGGCCGGGGAGGAGCCACGATGA
- a CDS encoding MlaD family protein, with amino-acid sequence MIDTLSRGVVAVVRAGHRKKTWLSGLALGLTFVVAVTYLLVGALRINPFKSTYHVTVELADSGGLLEDQDVALRGVPVGRVDAIALTTVGVNALVNIESGVKIPLNSPVRVSGLSPAGEQYIDFIPDTTEGPFLKNGDVVGKEQTETPEPLYAMLTHADGLLAQVDPAKLEVIKAELSLTKEGPQKLTDIIDGGSFLLSTLNGVLPETVSLLKSSRVTLELLADKNAGLAATSANLSNVLDGVNKMDGGYRTLVDRGPALLSQVDTLFDDNSDTMVGLLANLTTTSRLLYVRTPAINALFPDYRGSTLEALGSAMHDKGLWVTADIYPRYACDYGTPRRPGTAADYPEPFLYGYCADTDPEVLIRGAKNAPRPAGDDTAGAPPGADLTETADPTPQGRFSIPTPYGGPTLPIEPPS; translated from the coding sequence ATGATCGACACCCTCAGCCGCGGCGTCGTCGCGGTCGTGCGCGCCGGGCACCGCAAGAAGACCTGGCTGTCGGGGCTCGCACTCGGGTTGACGTTCGTGGTGGCGGTCACCTACCTGCTGGTGGGGGCGTTGCGGATCAACCCGTTCAAGTCGACCTATCACGTCACCGTCGAACTGGCCGACTCCGGTGGCCTGCTCGAGGACCAGGACGTGGCCCTGCGCGGGGTGCCGGTCGGGCGGGTGGACGCGATCGCTCTGACCACCGTCGGGGTCAACGCCCTGGTCAACATCGAATCGGGGGTGAAGATCCCGCTGAACTCCCCGGTGCGGGTCTCGGGGCTGTCCCCGGCCGGCGAGCAGTACATCGATTTCATCCCCGACACCACCGAGGGGCCGTTCCTCAAAAACGGCGACGTGGTGGGCAAGGAGCAGACCGAGACACCCGAACCGCTCTACGCGATGCTCACCCACGCCGACGGGCTGCTCGCCCAGGTCGACCCGGCGAAACTGGAGGTCATCAAGGCCGAGCTGAGCCTGACCAAGGAGGGCCCGCAGAAACTCACCGACATCATCGACGGCGGCAGCTTCCTGCTCTCCACCCTCAACGGGGTGCTGCCGGAGACGGTGAGCCTGCTCAAATCCAGCCGGGTCACCCTGGAGTTGCTGGCCGACAAGAACGCGGGTCTGGCGGCGACCAGCGCCAACCTGAGCAACGTGCTCGACGGCGTCAACAAGATGGACGGCGGCTACCGCACCCTGGTCGACCGCGGCCCCGCGCTGCTGTCGCAGGTGGACACCCTGTTCGACGACAACTCCGACACCATGGTGGGGCTGCTGGCCAACCTGACCACCACCTCGCGGCTGCTGTATGTGCGGACCCCCGCGATCAACGCCCTGTTCCCCGACTACCGCGGCTCCACCCTGGAGGCGCTGGGCTCCGCGATGCACGACAAGGGGCTGTGGGTGACCGCTGATATCTACCCGCGCTACGCCTGCGATTACGGCACCCCGCGGCGGCCCGGCACGGCGGCGGACTACCCCGAGCCGTTCCTCTACGGGTACTGCGCCGACACCGACCCGGAGGTGTTGATCCGCGGCGCCAAGAACGCGCCGCGGCCGGCCGGCGACGACACCGCCGGCGCCCCGCCGGGTGCCGACCTGACCGAGACCGCCGATCCGACACCGCAGGGCCGGTTTTCCATCCCCACCCCCTACGGGGGACCGACCCTGCCGATCGAACCGCCGAGCTGA